In Cryptomeria japonica chromosome 5, Sugi_1.0, whole genome shotgun sequence, the genomic window AAATTTTAGAGAACTGGTTAGGAGGTGGTGAGCCTCCCCAGTTCAAGGGAGGACTATGTTCATAATATCTGAGAAGTTGAACCTCATCCGTCAGGAAGGGAAAGGCTAGAATAAAGCAACTTTTGGAGACATATTCAAGAAGAAGAAGGATATGTGCTCCAGACTGGAGCAAATTTGAAGCATTATGGCTACTGATGATCCTCCCCACTCCCTCCTTCATGAAGAAGAGGACTGCAGAAAGAAATGGAAGGACAATCTAACTAAGGAGAAGATattttggaagcaaagatctagaATCCAATGGTTGGAGGAGGGAGACGGGAATTATGCCTTCTTCCACCGCTCAACTAGTATTCACAAAAGGAGAAACACAATCAAAAGTCTAAGGGATAACAATGGACAGGAGATCATGACCGAGCCCAAATTGGTCAAACGGCTACTGACTTCTTCATTTGTATTATACTGAGAATGGGAGAAGAAGTGATGCACTTCAAGACAGTCTTTTGAGTAAACTACCTACAACCATTGGTGAAGAGGATAATAGCCAGCTCCTATCACCTATTTCTATGGAGGAGGTTTGTGTTGTCGTCTTTGCTATGGACGCCTACAAGATCCCAGGTCCGGATGGTTTCCCCCTGCCTTTTTCCAGGAATTCTGGGACATTGTCATCTTTGATGTCACTAGAGATGTGAAGGACTTCTTCAAGACTGGTAAATTGCTGAAAAAGTTGAACAACATCTACATTGTTCTTGTTCCCAAGTCTTAGGACCCTAAATGCATGATGGATTTTCGGCCTATCGGTCTCTGCAATactatttataagatcatctctaagtttATCAGCCCTTCTCAAAAAGGCTTTATCCCAGGTCGTCAAATCTTGGATGCGACCATTGCCACTCATGAAATTAATGATTCCATGGACAAAAGCAGAACCCCACGTATGGCTTTTAAACATGACATCTCAAAAGCCTATGATAAAGTCAATTGGTGTTTCATGTGTAAAACTCTCTCAAAACTTAGCTTTAATCCCAATATTGTTGATATGATTCGAGAGTGTGTGTCTACGGTTCAGTTTTATGTCTTGGTCAATGGGGTTCCTAGGGGCTCCTTCAAAGCTGAAAAAGGTATCAAGCAAGGGGACCCCCTTTCCCCCTATCTTTTTATTATGATTGTCGAGGTTTTGGATAGATTTTTTTTGAATCTAGTTGTCAATGGGAGAATACAAGGAATCAAAGTTGCTTCTGCTATCCCCCCCCTCTGTGCTTCAGCAAATCGTTGATGACACCTTCCTATTTGGTAAATCCTTTGTGATAGAAGCTAAACACTGGAAGAATCTGCTCACTGAATATGCCTCTGCTTCAGGTCAATGCATTAACTTTAATAAAAGTAACCTTTACTTTTTCAACACCCCCATTGACTTGCATACCCGAATTTTTACTATTCGTGGGTGCCAATCTGCTAATTTACGTGGgacttacctgggtctccctctTACTGTCAAAGAGGTGAGTCCGACCTTCTGGAATACTATCCTTGAAAGAATACAGAAGAAACTTGCAGGTTGGAAGGGTAAATTCCTTAGTAGTGTGGGGAAGCTCCAGCTTCTTGCTGCCTCTCTCCAGGGTATCCCTTTTTATTTTCTCTCCCTATTCAAAAACTTAGGCTCTATGGGGGAGAATCTTGAGAAGATTCAAAGAACCTTCCTCTGGACTAGTATGGAAGAAAAGAAACGCCTCTCACTGGTTAATTGGGATGTTGTTTGCTTACCTAAGACTATGGGTGGCCTAGGTATCAGAAAGATAAATACCTTGAACAAAGCCTTAATTGCCAAAGTGGGTTGGAACTTGGCTAAAGGGGAGGTAGATTGGTGCAGCGTTATCAAGGCTAAGTACTTGGAAAGAGAACAATTATGTTTTAACTTGAATTCAATTGGCTTGCCTCTTGGATCTAAATTATGGAACAACATACTCAAGCTTAGACCTATAATCAGAGAGGGACTGAAGTGGCAACttggaaatggaagaaagattaGATTTTAGGAGGATACGTGGCTGGAAGATAAACCTTTGGCTGAAACTCACTTCTGCCAACTAATGAACATCCTAAAGGACCAATTTGGTTATTATGTTGCTGATTACATTGTGCCAAGAAGAGGAAAGTGGAAAAATATCTCTTTGATCTTCATTGATTAGCCAAACCTCTTGCCTAAAGCTTTGGACCTTCAAGCCCTCGTGCACATGGCAAGGATACCTCTGTCTCTCTATGAGGATAAATTCATCTGGAAAGGGACTCAGTCTGGGGATTTCTCGGTCAGGTCTGCTTACAGACAACTTTTGAGATTCAATGGGGATACAAAATGCTGGAAAAAAATTCGGAACCCGCAACTTATACCAAAGATTGATTTCTTTTGGTGGACTCTCATGCATGGAAAAGCGTTGACTCGGGATAACTTAAGGAGAAGGGATTTCAAATTCCCTAACAGGCGTATCCTCTGTAAATTTGAGGAGGAATCTATCAACCATATTTTTTTCACTACCCCTTCATTAGACACTTGTGaaccattatccttgaaaattGTGGCCTCCAATGGGTTTTCCAAGGTGACATCCACCAGTTTGTGGATGGATGGTCATCACCTTCTCACCACCCCCTGGTTATACAGTTGTGGAAATAGATTCCCCCTCATATATGTTGGagtgtttggaaagaaagaaataatagaatcttcAGAGATGTTGAAAGTTCCCCGGATAATGTTTTTAATAGCTGCTTCAAGATGATCATGGACAATATCTCGGTGACTTGATGGAAAACCCCCTCCAATCCCCCTAACCCAGCTAACTGGAGGATTGTTGAACAATGGAAAATCCCCCCAAAGTTTAAATTATTCAGCAACACTAAAAAGATCAACAGGAAAATGACCAAATGGGAAGCCCCAAGTCCCTCATGGcacaaattaaactttgatggggcggtCCACAATAATTGGCAAGCTGGAGGTGGTGTTATAAGAGACCATCAGGGAAAAATCATCATTGCCTACACTGGAAGCTTGAGGAACCATATTGTCAACCAAGCTGAGGGAATGTCCCTTTTATGGGGAATGAAGTTCGCCATTGCTATAGGTATTAGACAActtgaaattgaaggtgattctaaaaTAATTATGGAGGTTGTCGATGGAAGAAGCGCAGTGGGATCGAAAGTGGAAGTAGTATTGAGGGATGTTAGAATGCTCTTATCTAACCTTGATAGTTTCACTATCTGCCATATTTACATAGAAGGAAATGTGGTTGTTGATTCCATGGTTGCTTTCGGCATGCTACAAGATGGCTTATGATGTTGGAGGAATGTTCATTCGCTGCCAATGGCTACCAAGGAGATCCTTGAGAGGGAAATTTTAAGTGCTAATAATGTTTAATCTCCTTCTACTTTGCCTCTTAGCCATCTATAATCTGGTGATGATTATAAATTTTCAGATTTTGAACTTGAAGTTAGAGCCCAACAATTGTTGGATGGATATCCCACGTGGTAACATATGGCCTAGTCATTATTCCCAAAATTACCCAAGGTGGTTGGATAATGATTTTATTTCCTTGCAGAGTACCAGTATCGAGAAAGGTAGTATTTTTTTAATCATCCAGACGAATGACATTGGTGTTGATGAAGGCAACAACCTGTCTTGCCTAATCAATATTGGGCGGATTGAAGGTTCACATGAGTGGAATAGATCTCAGGCTTGGTGGGTTTTTTTAAACATGACTTGCAATAATTACGGCGAATATTGCACTGCCTCATGATGGAGTTTGGTGGGTCTGTTTCGGGACTCTTCATTTTCTCTTGAGTGGCTCTACAATTCTAATTCCTTGGTTCTCGCTACTAGTGTTAAGCTGGAGGAAGTGGATATGGGGGGTGACAGACTAAGACTTGAGCTGGATAAGATAGATGAATTCAAAGCCAAGCTGACGTTATGGTTTGTGTGCACGAAAGGAGGgattgataaattcatggagaataTGAAGGGCAATGATGAGAGATTGTCTAAACAGTTTGTGGCTTCCTGGGTTGATAGAAGGGTCATTGTGGGTGGCATTTCGTTTGAAGTGAATGAGGAGGTTATAGCACAGGCGACAGGCCTTTCTATGGAGGGCCGAAAATGGAAAAAGCAGAGCCGTATCTCGAACACCACTAGTCTAAATCAACTCTTCCACGATGGTGAGAATCCTGTGAAGTGGACCAGTGGGTTCAATCGTGAGGAGCTTCCGTCGTCATGGGACGAGGTGTGCTACATCATCATGAAATATTTTACCCTTGAAGGGTGGTATGGGGGttttctactactaccatctcccATTTCTCAATCATCTTAGAGATAGGGATCTTATTTCTATTTCATTCTTTTTACTACATTCTTTGGCTGCTAATGTCAAAGATGTTGCTGAAGCGAAGAAAAAAAGTAAGGATTATACTATTCTCCATCAACGTCTCATTCTTCACATGTATAATTTCCACCCGGCTCTTTGCCCTCCCCGCACGATCTCTGTTCAAAATGTGCCTAAAAGTCAGTCCCCGCCCTTGGCCATTGCTAATCCTGAAAAAAAAAACCCTACTCTTATGCTTGAACCTGGCCCCTCCAATGCCTACCCTCTGCAAGCCTCTACtctcaacaagaaaaacaaaaaaatgtgtCTCCCACTCGGAGGACTCTAAACCCTTTGAACCCAAGAAGGTGAAGATTCAGCAAATTGACTCTGATGTGGAGATCACTGATGAAGCTAACACCCCTCGTCGCTCTGTGAGATTGTCGTCCAAACCCCCTGAAAAAGATAAATCCCAAAAGGACCCCTCATCATCCCATGACACGGGTGATTCTGAGAATGCGGGAGATGATACCAACCCCCCTAGCAAAGCGGCCCCGTCCCAATCCACCTCGTCCCCCCTACCTGAAAGCTCTACCCATGTCTTTGAAAGCCCTAACAACTCTGTGAACTCGACTGTTGATCCCAATTCTCGGGCCAATTCTCCATCCCCTACCCTTAGGATTGAGAAAATGGTTATTGTGGAGGAAGCTAGCAGTATCAAGGAGGAAATGGACGACAAGATGctggaaatggaaaagaaagtGGACACCCTAAATGAGAAAATGCAGGAAATTGTCAGCAGAGCAAAGATCACTGAAAAAAGGCTCCGGGAGGTCACCAGGTTTGCGTTGAAGGTCATGCACAACTCTGCAACCATCCTTTGTCTCTTGCAGGAGAACACCCATAAAGGAAAACAGAATGAGGAAGAGGACTACAAAGACATCTTTAAATTTCTTACCAAAGAACGGGCTAGGATGCTCCTGCCCAAGCTCAGTCATGGCAAAAACAAATAAGGATGCTTGTTGCAtggtggtttttttattttttgaatggcCTTTGTGGCCTTAGTTTTTTTAGTTATGATCATAGGTATAATCTCTGCTGGTTCATCTCTAACTTGGTTATCTTTAGCCCTACGTGGCATATCTTATTGTTTATTATGAATCTGATAAACTTTGTTAATATGGCTAGTATGTTTaaggtttttgatagaggaaagtttcaGGTTGTTGTGTCTATGCTATAATTTTGCTGACAGTTGTTCTTCTGCTGTTATCGTGCCTATATTTGGGTCAACCCCCTAGTTTTGGATGCTTTCAATATAAAATACAAAGCAATAGATCCAACCAATGCTTCTCACCCTCAATCTTGATTAGCCAATCTCTAGCCCTCCAATCCTCACAAAGAATTCTATGAAGCAATTATATGAACAATCATGGTCCAAATCTCCTCAGTTCTTCACATGCCAAGCAGTCACCTCCTTCAAGGTCCACTTATCTAAGCAATCAACGTTCTATTACATTCCCTAAGAACATGAACACAGGATATAACTTCAAAATTTGCGGCTAACAAAGGATTTGTTTACCCACCAAGGCAATACCTATTATCGCATTATTAATAGATTCATTTGgagattatattgtaatatttctcttgcaatataattttttttttatagattataGGACAAATGCTTAAtgctaatttgttgctccaaattactaTTTTTTCAATAATTCTCAAGGAAGAGCTAAAGGTGAACAAGAAAATGGAGCATCAAATTCATGACCTTCAGCATTACCTCAAACCTTAGAAGGCTTGCATGAAGACTTGAGCTCAAAGATCACCCAACTTGCCAaggaaattaatctacttccattTATCTCCCATCAATGAATTTAGCAATTCTCTTTTTCTATACTAGCGATGCCTTCAATTTTAAATCTTATGAATGACTAAATACCTCTTGCGTTGTAGATAATCACTATTCTTGGTTGAATGTATATTGGACAGTAGTTGATGGTCTATTTGTGAGATGGCAATGCATCTTTGGGCTACATAGTGGAATCATTGATGGTTTATTGTACTCCATTATTCTTTAGCAACTGTGTGCCTATCCTCAACTAATTGTTGTCATCTTTGACTATTAATGAGTTTTCTATAATCTCTTGTTATGCTTAAAACAATAccaaaaaagtaaaataaataatttaatgtgAAATATAAATAAGGAAGCTCCTAATAATATCCTTTAAAATTGTAATGGTGAAAGTTACATACCTTGCAATTTCCCCTGTCATTTTGAGCCTACTTCAATTTACATATCCTTTATGCAATTACATGTAAAAATGGTAATTTTATTTCAAGCTAACAAATAATTTGATCTTTACATATGCAAGTTGCATTATTAAAGATTGGTTTTAACTCTTAGTTTATCCATTTTGTGCCtaaattcaaatccacaatgtaTATCAATTACATAATTTGTTGAAACAAACCCCCAAccttcaaattttaatttcaaattgagGGTCGACCCAACCTTTCCTCCTAATCATTATTAGCTAATTCAAATTCTAAAACATTTCAATTAGTCACTTTTGTAGTTGTATATAAGGACATGCATTCTCACATTTTCAATCCTAGGTCACTTTTGTAGTTGTATATAAGGACATTCATTACACCATTTTCATACTTGAGAGATAAGAAGCACACTTGCAACCTTGGAAATCACACTTGCAACCTTGGAAATTAAAGAACATTCTAACATTAAAAGACCACAACTAGAACACCCATGCTATATTTATTCTACTTGCATTAACATATAAATGTTTGTGCACGTTTGCTCATTTTGGTTTATCTTTATTAATATCCATTATATCAGTCCATCTAGGAGTTTGACCAAAGGAGAACAAATCCTTTCCTATCAAACACCCAATCAACATCTTAAGACACTACCCCTCTACAAATACATGATTTATAGATTCAAACAAACCAAAACTAAGTAGTAGAAAACAATGCAATTTGGATGTGTGCACCTCACTTTAAGTTTAAATCTACAATCCTGCAAGGTAATTTTGCACCCATGAAAGTGATGCATGATAGCTAGTAGTTAACTTACGTGTTCTAAAACAATTGTCTAATTGTTCTTGATTTTCTTATACCCAATACAAACACCTTACACTACATTTTTAATTGGTTGAATTTTAGCTAGATACAATTTACTTTATTTTAGTAGATTAGTCAAGACAATTTGTGTTACAACTGTTAATCCTTGAATAATTATATAGTTATTATTGGCTAATTGTTTTATTTTATACCTTATATAAAAGGAATCGCATTATCATTTTCAAAAACAAACTAAAGGATTGTGGTGCCATGATAAGGGTGTAGTGGTATGATACACTTAGCCCTCAGAAGAGGTGGTATAGTTGGCTAAGGACTTTGGGTTCATCCCATGTAGGTATCAAGGTCGATTATATCCACCTTAATTTATCCAAATATAGGCTTGTTCAAGCCTGGTCTATAGCCGAAGGGGTTTATAAGGGGGTGCTTACCTTGTCTTGAGTGATGATGTTAGGTAATTTTCAAGTGAAGCTCCAAGACGCTAGGTTGCCTCTATCGATTCCCCCTTGTTAAAAAAAGATAGTGGTATAATGGTGAAATTCATATAGCCATGCAAATTACCACTTAGATTTGGGCAATTTTTTATGAAATGAATTGATAAAATTATTATTAGGAAGTGGTACATTCTAATGTGAAGTTTGGTTCATTTCCAATTTTTTCCATTTCCATAAATACTTCTACCCACAAATATTTCCATACATTTGACCTTACCACATTCTTATTTGTACATATTTCCATATCTTTGTCATATTACCTACTCATACTTTCATGCACATGTTCTTAATAGCATGACTTGCATTTTCCTATCTTGAGTTGATCCCACAAAACTTGAGTTCATTCCCAAGTAGCTCAAGACTAACACAATTTAATTTTTCGAATTCAAATCTTAACTCTTGTCCTTTTCCATTAGTTGTTGGCAACAGTTGACTTAGTACAAGTTTGTTTGAATCTTTTTCTATATTGGTATTTAAAGACGTTCATTTGTGCAATTAAAGGCATCCAAGAATCATTTGAAAATCAATAGAATTAAAAAGAGCAATCATTCTAGGAACATTTTGGTATGCAACATAAAACTAATCTATTGTAATAAAATCTACATATGGGTCATATACATGCTTGTGTGATTTATCTTCCAACATTCATCcatgacaataaaagttgctccaATAAGAGAGTTGAACTATGAGAACTTTCCcctagcaatcaaacaacttcccTAAAGTATTTCTAAATACCATCGTCAGTATGCATCTTCACATCCTAAAGATCATAATGAAATAGGTTGCAAAGGTTTGTTATCTATCAAATCATAATTGTCTCAAAGGATGTTTGCATTGCTTGGAATTGACCTATAGAAGAATTTCCGATCTACACTAATTTGAAGATAATTAGTACATTCAGAATATTATTTTTTGAACATTGACAATTCAAATTATTTACATTTTCAACTTCTACATTTCCacattaaattgaaaattaaatacaccttatcttttaatttaattttttaaataaaattaaaataatttaattatatagttattatttgcattcatttgattaaataagtaTAACTTAAGATTCAAACTCTTCTCTCCTAACCCTACATCATTAAATGATTGAATGTAACAACATAATTTATACTTGCATAGGTGGTCAAATTTTGTAACAAAGGGGTGATGGACACAAAATGACACGTTATCATGGAGTATGCATCCTATGGGAATTCCATATCTAGTATGGAAGGAACCTAAAAGTCACAAACCTTCACATTGAGGGAGAAAaaatcaacaagttgatcaacttCTTAATCAAgatctataatagaagatcaaacaTAAAAAAAGATTGACAATTACTTCAAAATGTGGTTCTCAATCTCTTATACGAATTCATCTTAAAAGACTTCATTAAAatctttctttcattcatttattctatatatatacacatgtaaaacATTATTTATATGTACGCCTACAAAGAACTTAtccaaaaaactaaaaatataacCTTCACCACCATCGGGCCCTCTCCCTTGCctcgtctattctggctccaaaacaaacctttgtacaacgtgttagcgacaggttagtcaatctcagccgttaattgcaaaatcaacggtgtaaaacatgcaactaacacacgtgttaatcaatccgtactgtcattttgaagccagaatagatgcATCCTTCTCCCTT contains:
- the LOC131069162 gene encoding uncharacterized protein LOC131069162; this encodes MTKWEAPSPSWHKLNFDGAVHNNWQAGGGVIRDHQGKIIIAYTGSLRNHIVNQAEGMSLLWGMKFAIAIGIRQLEIEGDSKIIMEVVDGRSAVGSKVEVVLRDVRMLLSNLDSFTICHIYIEGNVVVDSMVAFGMLQDGL